A window of Dehalococcoidia bacterium contains these coding sequences:
- a CDS encoding homocitrate synthase, translated as MGKIFFIDVTNRDGVQTARLSLSKLQKTMINMYLNDFGVFQSEFGFPTTKHETNYLRANLELAAMGVLKPIRLSGWIRATTEDVEKTFDMVPEIEYLNLSISTSQQMIQGKFKGRKSRVDVLEQMAEAVQMAKKLGARAIGVNAEDASRTDIDFLIEFAREARAAGGDRFRYCDTLGFDDPFSIYESVTKIADAAAMPVEIHCHGDLGMAVANSIAGAKAAVDAGQDAYINTTLNGIGERAGNADLLSCILALLKSKGFANKYKLGRAIKLNRAYKLAKYASLAFGVPIPISQPGVGENAFAHASGIHADGVLKDPENYELYNFEELGRGEPELVETGRMICSGEYTGISGFSHIMGKMEVSFANASEARKILELVRFANVEAQVPLTKDELHFIAKYPAIIKRLLTLIPLE; from the coding sequence ATGGGAAAGATATTCTTTATCGATGTGACCAACCGGGACGGCGTGCAGACGGCCAGGTTGAGCCTGTCCAAGCTGCAGAAAACCATGATCAACATGTACCTCAACGATTTCGGTGTTTTCCAGTCGGAGTTCGGCTTTCCTACGACCAAACACGAGACCAACTACCTGCGTGCCAACCTCGAGCTGGCCGCCATGGGGGTGCTCAAGCCGATTCGCCTCAGCGGGTGGATCAGGGCAACCACCGAGGATGTTGAAAAGACTTTCGATATGGTACCTGAGATCGAATATCTGAACCTGTCTATCTCGACTTCGCAGCAAATGATACAGGGCAAATTCAAGGGCCGGAAATCCCGGGTGGACGTTCTGGAGCAGATGGCCGAAGCGGTCCAAATGGCCAAAAAGCTGGGCGCCAGGGCGATCGGCGTCAATGCCGAGGACGCATCGCGTACCGACATCGATTTCCTGATCGAGTTTGCCAGAGAGGCCAGGGCGGCGGGCGGCGACAGGTTCCGCTACTGTGACACGCTTGGATTCGACGATCCATTTTCGATTTATGAGAGCGTAACAAAGATAGCCGATGCGGCCGCTATGCCGGTGGAAATACACTGCCACGGCGACCTGGGTATGGCGGTTGCCAATTCGATAGCCGGGGCCAAAGCTGCCGTTGATGCCGGACAGGACGCTTATATAAACACGACTCTCAATGGCATAGGCGAGCGCGCCGGCAACGCGGACCTGCTCTCCTGCATCCTCGCCCTGCTCAAGTCCAAGGGTTTCGCCAATAAATACAAACTGGGCAGGGCGATAAAGCTCAACCGCGCCTACAAACTGGCAAAGTACGCCAGCCTGGCCTTCGGCGTACCTATCCCCATCAGCCAGCCGGGAGTAGGAGAAAATGCGTTCGCCCACGCCTCGGGTATCCACGCAGACGGCGTGCTCAAGGACCCCGAGAACTATGAGCTCTACAATTTCGAGGAGCTCGGCAGGGGTGAGCCAGAGCTGGTCGAGACCGGCCGCATGATCTGCTCGGGTGAATATACGGGCATCTCCGGTTTCAGCCATATCATGGGCAAGATGGAAGTCTCGTTCGCTAACGCCAGCGAGGCCCGCAAAATACTCGAGCTTGTGCGCTTCGCCAATGTCGAGGCGCAGGTCCCGCTCACAAAGGACGAGTTGCATTTCATTGCCAAATACCCCGCGATCATCAAACGGCTTTTGACGCTAATACCACTTGAGTAG